A portion of the Bufo gargarizans isolate SCDJY-AF-19 chromosome 7, ASM1485885v1, whole genome shotgun sequence genome contains these proteins:
- the DNAI4 gene encoding dynein axonemal intermediate chain 4, whose translation MSGPTRTRAQKPGNSVPKMVSHVKKIINISGFVTQSRANRSMMGSRKSISLHFDSKNMDKNSVSSGKQVIPVFDEEGNNVTPRALFQAEPGAAPSKQAKLFTPPDTSAFTASDFFSTMSLQQTGLTASFIGPFSRSTFGGSSMSRSSQEAESLSEDIEEPGFKRDVGLSLPDFHLKQDDIPEQQKEEDLDKPVHVYLTETDTVWLLDMPAAVITSDDPQAELINLRNQTYSDLCKNRAGNDRYIERMMQTINGAPKSKEVQCERIVLEDVGVMASVWDLYDSYNSPESALVVNPVVETPSRSESVASSRSNTSRKTTSVASMDRGDMFSSTVTDLDRLSVVHLPDESEPDGKEILQSEKFQQDLFIMERVVVENIFQGKLAAYRQLAVIIDPEAADDTEVIPNVTSPSLDRLWSFVCEVTKGHNVSSTSWNKKNPDLLAVGYGQFGYKEQKGGLVCCWSLKNTTWPERIYHCESGVTALDFSASSPNLLAVGMYNGTVAIYNVQNKENVPVLDSSDNPNKHTCPVWQVKWIEQDSSLGEDKGEILVSICADGRITRWHIRKGLDCSDLMRLKRTGKDRLKKSTGEKEKKEAFISRQAPGMCFDFPPMDSNIYLAGTEEGLIHKCSCSYNEQFLDTYQAHKGPVYKLAWSPFCADVFLSCSADWCIHLWRQDILTPVLTFSATTNAVHDIMWSPSSPLVFGAVNENRVEIWDLSVSTLDPIIVSSANPGVKLTTLLFARNTDCVLIGDSDGQVGVYTLRNVSGGEASQVNALYELIEATLASQL comes from the exons GCCAAAGATGGTGTCTCACGTCAAGAAAATTATTAACATATCTGGTTTTGTGACGCAAAGCAGAGCAAACCGGAGCATGATGGGAAGCAGAAAGAGCATAAGCCTTCACTTTGACAGCAAGAACATGGATAAAAATTCTGTCTCAAGTGGAAAGCAAGTGATTCCG GTTTTTGATGAAGAAGGAAACAATGTAACACCTCGTGCATTGTTTCAAGCAGAACCGGGGGCTGCACCCTCAAAGCAGGCAAAATTATTTACCCCGCCAGATACATCCGCTTTTACTGCATCCGACTTCTTCTCAACCATGTCCCTGCAGCAAACTGGGTTAACGGCCAGCTTTATCGGGCCATTTTCAAG GTCAACTTTTGGAGGGAGCAGTATGTCAAGATCGAGTCAAGAGGCTGAGTCACTTTCAGAAGATATAGAGGAGCCAGGTTTCAAGCGTGACGTTGGGCTCAGCTTACCTG ATTTCCACCTAAAACAAGATGACATACCAGAACAACAGAAGGAAGAAGATCTAGATAAACCAGTCCATGTCTACCTGACTGAGACAGACACAGTATGGCTGCTGGACATGCCGGCAGCTGTGATCACCAGCGATGACCCACAAGCAGAATTAATCAA CTTGCGGAACCAGACCTACTCGGATCTCTGCAAGAACAGAGCCGGAAATGATCGCTACATCGAGAGGATGATGCAGACCATTAACGGGGCACCGAAAAGCAAAGAGGTCCAGTGTGAACGAATTGTCCTGGAAGATGTCG GTGTCATGGCTTCAGTTTGGGATCTGTATGACTCCTATAACTCTCCAGAGAGCGCACTGGTGGTAAATCCTGTCGTAGAGACACCCAGCAGATCAGAGAGCGTCGCCAGCAGCAGGTCCAACACCAGCAGAAAGACAACATCAGTGGCCTCAATGGACAGAGGAG ACATGTTCTCCAGCACCGTCACCGATCTAGACAGATTATCAGTCGTCCATCTTCCAGATGAAAGTGAACCAGACGGAAAAGAAATCTTACAATCAGAGAAGTTCCAGCAAGACCTTTTCATCATGGAGCGGGTTGTGGTCGAAAACATATTTCAGGGGAAGCTTGCGGCGTATCGGCAGCTGGCGGTTATTATAG ATCCAGAAGCCGCAGATGATACAGAGGTCATACCCAACGTCACGTCCCCCAGTTTAGACAGATTGTGGTCTTTTGTTTGTGAGGTGACTAAAGGACACAATGTGAGCAGCACCTCATGGAACAAGAAGAACCCG GATCTTCTTGCTGTTGGCTACGGACAGTTTGGCTATAAAGAACAGAAGGGAGGGCTGGTGTGTTGCTGGTCACTGAAGAACACAACG tggCCAGAGAGGATTTACCACTGTGAGAGTGGAGTGACTGCCTTGGATTTTTCTGCATCGTCACCAAACTTGCTGGCAGTCGGGATGTATAATGGCACGGTGGCAATTTACAACGTGCAGAACAAAGAAAATGTCCCAGTGCTGGATAGCAG TGACAACCCCAATAAGCACACGTGTCCGGTGTGGCAGGTGAAGTGGATCGAACAAGACAGCAGCCTGGGGGAGGATAAAGGGGAGATTCTGGTGTCGATATGTGCCGACGGCAGGATAACAAGGTGGCATATCAGGAAAGGGCTGGATTGTAGCG ATCTAATGAGGTTGAAGCGCACGGGAAAAGACAGACTGAAGAAGTCCACTGGAGAAAAAGAGAAGAAAGAAGCGTTTATCTCTCGGCAGGCTCCCGGGATGTGTTTTGACTTCCCTCCGATG GACTCTAACATCTATCTGGCTGGGACTGAAGAAGGACTCATACACAAGTGCTCCTGTTCATACAACGAGCAGTTTCTAGATACATATCAAGCTCATAAG GGTCCCGTGTATAAGCTGGCGTGGTCCCCGTTCTGTGCAGACGTCTTTCTTAGCTGCTCAGCCGACTGGTGCATCCATTTGTGGCGTCAGGACATCTTAACTCCAGTCTTAACATTTTCCGCTACGACCAATGCCGTCCATGACATCATGTGGTCTCCGAGTTCACCGTTGGTATTCGGGGCAGTCAATGAGAATCGGGTGGAGATCTGGGATTTAAGTGTCAGCAC CTTAGATCCGATCATTGTCAGCTCCGCTAACCCAGGAGTGAAGCTTACCACCCTGTTATTTGCCAGGAATACAGATTGTGTCCTGATAGGAGACAGCGATGGACAAGTCGGCGTGTACACCCTGCGGAACGTGTCCGGCGGAGAAGCGTCACAG